The Kribbella shirazensis genomic interval GCCCGGAAGTAGGTCCGCATCCAGAACGTGCCGAAGGCAACGGACTGGGCGACCTGGGGCAGCGCGACGGCCCAGAAGGTATCGGTGAGGCCGAGCGTGCGCAGATCGAAGTACAGCGGTACGACGATCGCCTCGCTGGGCATCATGATGCCCAGCAGGAACAGGTAGAACAGGACGCCCGACCCGCGGAACTTCATCGTGCCGAAGGCGAAGCCTGTCAGGATGGACAGCAGCACGCTGACGATCACGACCGACACCGAGACCGCGATGCTCATCCGCAGGTAGGTGCCGAAGTGACCGACCTTCCAGGCCTCGGCGAAGTTCCCGAAGCCGGAGGTGTCACCGGCGTCCGCGGGGCCGAACGCGGACTGCAGAACGGTCAGGATCGGCGCCAGCGCGAACGCCGCGAACGCCAGCAGGACGACGTAGTTCGCCGCCTTCTCGGAGCGAGAGATCATCGAGCCGCCTCCCGGTCGGCGATCCGGTTGATGACCAGCGAGATCAGCAGGATCAGGACCGTCAGCGTGACGCCGACGGCGGCGGCCGAGCCGACCCGGCCGAGCTCGAACGCGCGGTGGTACACCTCGTACGACGGCACGGACGTCGAGTTGCCCGGACCGCCGCTGGTCGTCACATACACCAGGTCGAACGTCCGCAGCGCCGCGATCACGGTCAGCGTCAGCGCGACCGCGATCTCGCCACGGACCGACGGCAGCGTCACCGCGAAGAACTCCTGCACCGGCCCGGCGCCGTCGAGTCGCGCCGC includes:
- a CDS encoding carbohydrate ABC transporter permease, with product MISRSEKAANYVVLLAFAAFALAPILTVLQSAFGPADAGDTSGFGNFAEAWKVGHFGTYLRMSIAVSVSVVIVSVLLSILTGFAFGTMKFRGSGVLFYLFLLGIMMPSEAIVVPLYFDLRTLGLTDTFWAVALPQVAQSVAFGTFWMRTYFRAGGRDLVEAARLDGASTRRILWQVLVPLARPAIVTMTVLVFMWTWNEFLIPLVMVTDENLRTAPLGLAFFQGQYSQGFTLLAAGAVIVATPVVVLYLFLQRHFIAGMLEGAVR